In Candidatus Omnitrophota bacterium, a genomic segment contains:
- a CDS encoding D-sedoheptulose 7-phosphate isomerase yields MKDEIRRLIQDSIKVKETVARDEAGNIEKAAQAIVAAVRSGGKLLVFGNGGSAADSQHIAAEFVGRFKKERKAIAAIALTTNTSAMSAIANDYGYDTVFSRQVEALGRRGDVALGISTSGRSKNVVDAINKAKALGLVTISLIGAGGGILAKESDISITVDSTDTPRIQESHIMIGHIICELAEKELCK; encoded by the coding sequence ATGAAAGACGAAATAAGACGTCTCATACAAGATAGTATAAAGGTCAAGGAGACCGTCGCCCGCGACGAGGCCGGGAATATAGAAAAGGCGGCACAGGCTATAGTCGCGGCCGTGAGGTCGGGCGGCAAGCTGCTCGTCTTCGGTAACGGCGGCAGCGCGGCCGATAGCCAGCACATAGCGGCGGAATTCGTGGGGAGGTTCAAGAAGGAGAGGAAGGCCATCGCCGCCATCGCGCTGACGACCAACACATCCGCTATGAGCGCCATCGCCAACGACTACGGTTACGACACCGTTTTCTCCAGGCAGGTGGAGGCGCTGGGCAGGCGCGGCGATGTCGCGCTCGGCATTTCGACGAGCGGGCGGTCGAAGAACGTCGTCGATGCCATAAATAAGGCCAAGGCGCTGGGGCTGGTCACGATCTCTCTCATTGGCGCAGGCGGAGGGATATTGGCAAAAGAGAGCGATATATCGATAACGGTAGATTCCACCGATACCCCGCGGATACAGGAATCCCATATCATGATAGGCCACATAATATGCGAGCTGGCCGAAAAGGAGCTCTGTAAGTAA
- the rfaE2 gene encoding D-glycero-beta-D-manno-heptose 1-phosphate adenylyltransferase, with protein MKTKILSRARLAKIISRSRSGGKKVVFTNGCFDILHIGHVTLLQKARSLGDILVVGLNSDLSVKALKGDSRPVNKVRERAAVLAALGCVDYVTVFGERTPYGLIKLLRPDVLVKGGDWRIKDIVGGDIVKASGGRVIAIPFVKGYSTSSLINRIASL; from the coding sequence ATGAAGACCAAGATCTTGAGCCGGGCCCGCCTCGCAAAGATCATTTCGCGTTCACGGTCCGGAGGGAAGAAGGTCGTCTTTACGAACGGCTGTTTCGACATCCTGCATATCGGGCACGTCACGCTGCTTCAGAAAGCAAGATCCCTGGGCGATATACTGGTAGTGGGGCTGAACAGCGACCTTTCGGTCAAGGCCTTAAAAGGCGACTCCCGCCCGGTAAACAAGGTCAGGGAGAGGGCGGCTGTGCTGGCAGCTCTCGGATGCGTGGACTACGTTACGGTCTTCGGGGAACGCACCCCATACGGCCTGATAAAGCTTCTCAGGCCGGATGTCCTGGTGAAGGGCGGGGATTGGCGGATCAAAGATATAGTGGGCGGCGATATCGTAAAGGCATCGGGAGGCAGGGTCATAGCGATCCCTTTCGTAAAAGGATATTCGACCAGCTCTTTAATAAATAGGATAGCGTCCTTATGA
- a CDS encoding thiamine-phosphate pyrophosphorylase, giving the protein MKKAAYRILDANLNRCREGLRVCEEIGRFVMNSKTLASELKRVRHSVASAARGLGPGSAFALSRDAGGDVGRLSRIKSERTRHGFSDIFAANLQRVKESLRVLEEFAKLIDEKSSRRFEVLRFRVYEIEKRSFKRVAALRHLR; this is encoded by the coding sequence ATGAAGAAGGCGGCATACCGCATACTCGATGCGAACCTCAACAGGTGCCGCGAGGGGTTGAGGGTCTGCGAAGAGATAGGGCGGTTCGTCATGAATTCAAAGACGCTTGCGTCAGAACTTAAGCGTGTGCGCCACTCGGTCGCCTCAGCGGCCCGCGGGCTTGGCCCGGGGAGCGCGTTCGCGCTTTCGCGCGATGCCGGAGGAGACGTGGGGCGGCTATCGCGCATAAAGAGCGAGAGGACACGGCATGGTTTTAGCGATATATTCGCTGCGAACCTCCAGAGGGTGAAGGAGTCGCTGAGGGTGCTGGAAGAGTTCGCAAAACTCATCGACGAGAAGAGTTCGCGCAGGTTTGAGGTCCTGAGGTTCAGGGTATATGAGATCGAAAAAAGATCTTTTAAAAGAGTCGCGGCTCTGCGTCATCTTAGATAG
- the thiE gene encoding thiamine phosphate synthase produces MRSKKDLLKESRLCVILDRETLKGKDILRVAYEAARGGADMLQLRDKTPLSHANIDVARRLKKIAAGFRIPFIVNDNAAVALASGADGLHIGRGDISVKLARRLMGAAAILGVSAHTYGEAARASHDGADYIGAGPVFKTPIKSDMRPEGVDEIVKMERLKVPVFAIGGIDAGNTPWLAARGIRRIAVIRAVCAAHDVRAMTERLKEELS; encoded by the coding sequence ATGAGATCGAAAAAAGATCTTTTAAAAGAGTCGCGGCTCTGCGTCATCTTAGATAGAGAGACGCTGAAGGGGAAGGACATTTTAAGGGTTGCGTACGAGGCGGCGCGCGGCGGGGCCGACATGCTGCAGCTGAGGGATAAGACGCCTCTTTCGCATGCCAATATAGATGTTGCCAGACGGCTCAAGAAGATAGCCGCCGGGTTTCGCATACCTTTCATCGTAAATGATAACGCCGCCGTGGCTCTGGCAAGCGGCGCGGATGGGCTTCACATCGGGCGCGGAGATATAAGCGTAAAGCTGGCAAGGCGGTTGATGGGCGCGGCCGCCATACTGGGCGTTTCGGCGCACACCTACGGCGAAGCGGCCCGGGCAAGTCACGATGGGGCGGACTATATCGGCGCGGGACCGGTCTTCAAAACGCCCATCAAGTCGGATATGCGACCCGAGGGGGTAGATGAGATAGTGAAGATGGAACGGTTGAAAGTGCCTGTATTCGCGATAGGCGGGATAGATGCCGGTAATACCCCCTGGCTGGCGGCGCGCGGCATAAGGCGCATAGCGGTGATACGCGCCGTCTGCGCGGCGCACGATGTGCGCGCTATGACAGAGCGGCTTAAAGAGGAGCTATCGTAA
- the thiC gene encoding phosphomethylpyrimidine synthase ThiC gives MTQLKAARAGKITAEMKYAARAEKTDPELLRQSVAAGRTVIPKNRSRRVRKPCAIGERLTTKVNANIGTSKDSSDIGREIRKMREAIGLGADAVMDLSTGRSIRETRKRILASSEVPVGTVPIYEMAIEVLRKGGRIQDISLKDMLAVLETQARDGVDFFTIHAGVTRKALEALKSQPRILDIVSRGGAFLAKWILANGEENPFYSHFDDVLDIAEAYDVTLSLGDGMRPGSIRDATDSSQIAELATLGELQRRSYDRGVQVMIEGPGHVPIHEIEANIVLEKKLCNGAPFYVLGPLVTDIAPGYDHITAAIGGAVAGAAGADFLCYVTPAEHLRLPTIDDVREGVIATKIAAHAADIAKGIGGALERDIGISKARRARDWKGQFALALDSVKPRAYRRRSKPATSDVCTMCSDYCSIKISEECFRRGS, from the coding sequence ATGACACAACTGAAAGCCGCCAGGGCGGGGAAGATCACGGCAGAGATGAAATATGCCGCCAGGGCGGAAAAGACGGACCCGGAACTGCTCAGGCAGAGCGTAGCCGCGGGCCGGACCGTCATACCGAAGAACAGGTCCCGCCGCGTGCGGAAACCGTGCGCCATAGGCGAGCGCCTTACGACAAAAGTAAACGCAAATATAGGCACGTCCAAAGATTCTTCGGATATAGGCCGCGAGATCAGGAAGATGAGAGAGGCGATCGGACTGGGCGCAGACGCCGTGATGGACCTCTCTACCGGCCGCAGTATACGGGAGACCCGCAAGAGGATATTGGCCTCGTCCGAAGTCCCGGTGGGCACGGTCCCCATATATGAGATGGCGATAGAGGTCCTCCGGAAAGGCGGACGCATACAGGATATATCCTTAAAGGATATGCTGGCCGTGCTCGAAACCCAGGCGCGCGATGGGGTGGATTTCTTCACCATACACGCCGGCGTAACGAGGAAGGCGCTGGAGGCGCTGAAGTCCCAGCCCCGCATACTCGATATAGTGAGCAGGGGCGGCGCATTCCTGGCGAAATGGATACTGGCTAACGGCGAAGAGAACCCGTTCTATTCGCACTTCGACGATGTGCTGGACATTGCAGAGGCATACGACGTTACTCTGAGCCTTGGTGACGGGATGCGGCCGGGAAGCATACGGGACGCTACGGACAGCTCGCAGATAGCCGAGCTGGCAACGCTGGGCGAACTTCAGAGGCGCTCTTACGACCGCGGTGTCCAGGTCATGATCGAAGGGCCGGGCCACGTGCCGATACACGAGATAGAGGCCAATATCGTATTGGAGAAGAAGCTATGTAACGGCGCGCCGTTCTATGTATTGGGTCCGCTCGTGACAGATATAGCGCCCGGATACGACCATATAACCGCCGCTATAGGGGGCGCCGTGGCAGGCGCAGCCGGCGCCGATTTTCTCTGTTATGTAACACCCGCCGAACACCTGCGGCTTCCCACGATAGATGATGTAAGGGAAGGGGTAATAGCGACGAAGATAGCCGCGCATGCGGCAGATATCGCCAAGGGGATAGGCGGGGCTCTCGAACGGGATATCGGGATCTCGAAAGCCCGCCGGGCCAGGGACTGGAAGGGACAGTTCGCGCTCGCATTGGACAGCGTAAAACCCAGGGCCTACAGGCGGAGATCAAAACCTGCGACTAGCGATGTATGCACCATGTGCAGCGACTACTGTTCGATAAAGATATCCGAGGAATGTTTCAGGAGAGGGTCATGA
- a CDS encoding PfkB family carbohydrate kinase has protein sequence MSILVIGSVAIDSITTPFGKNDEALGGSATYFSIAASFFDKVDIVAVVGKDFPSRYITLFKNRNIGTSGLETVKGKTFRWSGRYDYDLNTAITLSTHLNVFKNFKPDVPQPLRNSKYLFLANIDPELQYAVLKQVRSPRFVACDSMNYWISTKKRALERLLGSVDVLLLNDAEARQFSGEANLLKAAQLIISFGPKAVVIKKGEHGVLYCSKSSHFIAPAYPLESVYDPTGAGDTFAGGMMGYLSRASSISEATVRKAIIYGSILASFVVEDFSVNRLLELSMHDIRRRYDHFKKITTF, from the coding sequence ATGAGCATATTAGTCATCGGATCGGTAGCCATAGATTCGATCACCACGCCTTTCGGGAAGAATGACGAGGCGCTCGGGGGTTCCGCAACATACTTTTCTATAGCGGCGTCCTTTTTCGATAAGGTGGATATCGTCGCGGTCGTCGGGAAGGACTTTCCTTCGAGATACATAACTCTATTCAAGAACCGCAATATAGGCACAAGCGGCCTGGAGACCGTAAAGGGAAAGACATTCAGGTGGAGCGGCCGGTATGACTATGACCTCAACACTGCGATAACGCTGTCGACACATCTCAATGTCTTTAAGAACTTCAAACCGGACGTACCGCAGCCCCTCCGGAATTCCAAATACCTTTTCCTGGCCAATATAGATCCCGAACTCCAGTACGCCGTCCTGAAACAGGTCAGGTCGCCGCGGTTCGTCGCGTGTGACTCGATGAATTACTGGATATCGACCAAGAAGAGGGCGCTTGAACGTCTGCTGGGAAGCGTCGACGTCCTGCTCCTGAATGACGCAGAGGCGCGCCAGTTCAGCGGCGAGGCGAACCTTTTGAAGGCGGCGCAGCTTATCATATCTTTCGGCCCGAAGGCCGTGGTGATAAAGAAGGGAGAGCACGGCGTGCTTTATTGCTCCAAGAGCTCGCACTTCATCGCGCCGGCCTACCCGCTCGAATCGGTATATGATCCGACGGGGGCCGGGGATACGTTCGCCGGCGGCATGATGGGATACCTGAGCCGGGCATCTTCGATAAGCGAGGCCACCGTCAGGAAGGCCATCATATACGGGAGCATCCTCGCCTCGTTCGTCGTCGAGGACTTCAGCGTCAACCGGCTCCTCGAGCTGTCGATGCACGACATACGCAGGCGGTATGACCATTTTAAGAAGATCACGACATTCTGA